A single Pseudomonas brassicacearum DNA region contains:
- the tnpB gene encoding IS66 family insertion sequence element accessory protein TnpB (TnpB, as the term is used for proteins encoded by IS66 family insertion elements, is considered an accessory protein, since TnpC, encoded by a neighboring gene, is a DDE family transposase.) produces the protein MMRPDAKVEKVYLYPKPVDFRKSIDGLAALVELDIKVAVFDPILFVFLNKSRNRVKILYWERNGFCLWLKRLESERFKTSPDATDEAIILSVQELNWLLDGFDLWRNRPHQVLTPRYVA, from the coding sequence ATGATGCGACCCGACGCCAAAGTCGAAAAAGTGTACCTCTACCCCAAGCCGGTGGACTTTCGAAAATCTATCGACGGCCTCGCCGCGTTGGTCGAACTGGATATAAAAGTGGCGGTATTCGATCCAATACTTTTCGTCTTTCTCAACAAGTCCCGCAACCGCGTGAAGATCTTGTACTGGGAGCGCAACGGCTTCTGTCTTTGGCTCAAGCGCTTAGAATCCGAGCGCTTCAAAACGTCGCCCGATGCCACGGACGAGGCGATTATCCTCAGCGTCCAGGAGCTGAACTGGCTGCTCGACGGTTTTGATCTCTGGCGTAACCGTCCTCATCAAGTTTTGACGCCGCGCTACGTGGCGTGA
- a CDS encoding D-glucuronyl C5-epimerase family protein: MKTPAFLIALLALSSPLHASENVQKRLAAGSDVELAPFQWSWMDPVTFNEEGLQKTASKKDPLRPFFLAFRLLTIYEKTGDPDALKSAKRALNFMLDEYQPATRESEGTRWFYGFDYDRGIKAPWWSGMDGFFGPMTLFAGWQATGDERYRDAALKSAKLMLRPPTEGGVLWRDGENCWISEYSWKGITRDKEYHVLNGHLWGLQALFMLADASGDKDLKEAYKCARQGTINRLPEYYNATGSWTWYQLVPRVINPTHYNIIETAQFRAMTALTGDAVYKEPEQRRIAIFKNAYPLYLVKTTKGLQIQFSMMGAPNAYWTDTYPVTVSCKVGNQTVSQTNRDVYSKKPLPERMILRLPVKTTPDHCAVSIHSNVEVSMYKQDKFKIIKNPNEDKIDLIPLVTMQGMLTPDQKISITPAKGEAATTGEARITMDINRDVSASEKIALVIHSTEDSQLGIVLDGANGKRASSYYPILKAGRDNIVVLNKLGFDKGAELEERISKIMLRIYTKPNSKDFEIKIKEASVIRNTANLELFLKRNEAAYFPQQ, encoded by the coding sequence ATGAAAACGCCTGCTTTTTTGATCGCCCTCCTAGCACTTTCAAGCCCGTTACATGCTTCAGAGAACGTGCAGAAAAGGTTGGCGGCTGGCTCGGACGTTGAACTAGCCCCTTTTCAATGGTCATGGATGGATCCTGTTACATTCAACGAGGAAGGCCTTCAGAAAACTGCTTCCAAGAAAGATCCTCTGCGCCCCTTCTTCCTAGCGTTCCGATTGTTGACGATTTACGAAAAAACCGGCGACCCAGATGCATTGAAAAGCGCAAAGAGAGCCCTGAACTTCATGCTTGACGAATATCAGCCAGCAACTCGTGAAAGCGAAGGCACGCGTTGGTTTTATGGCTTCGACTACGACCGAGGCATCAAAGCCCCTTGGTGGTCTGGCATGGATGGGTTCTTCGGTCCGATGACATTGTTCGCCGGTTGGCAGGCTACGGGTGACGAACGCTATCGCGATGCTGCACTCAAGAGCGCGAAACTGATGCTTCGCCCGCCAACGGAAGGCGGCGTTCTATGGCGCGACGGTGAGAACTGCTGGATTTCCGAATATTCATGGAAGGGAATAACTCGTGACAAGGAATACCATGTATTAAATGGCCACCTTTGGGGCCTTCAAGCATTGTTCATGCTGGCCGACGCCTCGGGCGATAAAGATCTGAAAGAGGCATACAAATGCGCAAGACAAGGTACTATCAACCGACTTCCTGAGTATTACAACGCTACAGGCAGCTGGACGTGGTATCAACTAGTACCGCGTGTTATCAATCCTACGCACTACAACATCATTGAAACAGCTCAATTCAGAGCAATGACAGCACTAACGGGTGATGCTGTCTACAAAGAGCCAGAACAACGCCGCATTGCCATTTTCAAAAATGCCTATCCACTTTACTTGGTAAAAACTACAAAAGGCCTGCAAATTCAATTCTCAATGATGGGCGCTCCGAATGCATATTGGACGGATACCTATCCCGTAACGGTGTCCTGCAAGGTTGGAAACCAAACGGTGTCTCAAACCAATCGAGATGTCTATAGTAAAAAGCCACTTCCAGAACGTATGATTCTTCGTTTGCCAGTAAAAACCACCCCTGACCATTGTGCTGTCTCCATCCACAGCAACGTGGAAGTCAGCATGTACAAGCAAGATAAATTCAAGATTATAAAAAATCCAAATGAAGATAAAATCGACTTGATTCCCCTTGTCACAATGCAGGGCATGCTTACGCCAGATCAAAAAATCAGTATCACCCCAGCGAAGGGGGAAGCTGCAACGACTGGAGAGGCAAGGATTACAATGGATATAAATCGCGACGTGTCTGCGTCTGAAAAGATAGCCCTCGTCATCCATTCAACTGAAGACTCACAACTTGGTATTGTTCTTGATGGCGCGAATGGGAAACGCGCTTCAAGCTATTATCCGATTTTAAAAGCTGGCAGAGACAACATTGTTGTACTTAACAAGCTTGGCTTTGACAAAGGCGCAGAGCTTGAAGAACGCATTTCAAAAATAATGCTGCGCATCTACACCAAACCCAACAGCAAGGACTTTGAGATCAAAATAAAAGAAGCTTCAGTGATCCGAAACACAGCTAATCTGGAGTTATTTCTTAAGCGCAATGAAGCGGCATATTTCCCTCAACAGTGA
- a CDS encoding acyltransferase family protein has protein sequence MLGKIKGLDGLRAISVLLVIMSHAEAWQALGITSSALRSALSAQTGVSVFFVLSGFLITYLLIKEKEATGKIDIIAFIKRRALRIFPLYYLAILFLVYIDYTGKASIPTCSFAYALTYTINFYPKECAYSAMSHFWSLSVEEHFYLFWPLIFCLGKRIAVLVALAIATSCVIFGTSLYPDSTLYYMNRWTFPAMLPILAGCLLAFICNTETIKITMTKKPTSNILLIAILSGTAAPAFINSDVIWLTSICALVLYVFYNQDSTLVKLLEFKPLASLGIISYGLYVWQGVFTGNGPYRSGAPFPPSVDVGVWLTFIVAPLSYVFFEKPIMKLKKKYSWRSATQPLSEH, from the coding sequence ATGCTTGGTAAAATTAAAGGACTTGACGGGCTTCGAGCCATCTCTGTCCTATTAGTAATCATGTCCCATGCCGAGGCATGGCAGGCGCTTGGCATTACAAGCAGTGCACTACGTTCCGCCCTAAGTGCACAGACAGGGGTTAGTGTATTTTTTGTTTTATCAGGATTTTTAATTACCTACCTTCTCATAAAAGAGAAAGAAGCAACTGGCAAAATAGATATTATCGCGTTTATAAAACGCCGAGCATTACGAATTTTCCCTCTCTACTATTTGGCGATTCTCTTCCTTGTGTATATAGACTACACAGGAAAGGCCAGCATTCCAACTTGCTCTTTTGCTTACGCACTCACATATACAATAAACTTCTATCCAAAAGAATGCGCCTACTCAGCAATGTCACACTTCTGGTCTTTATCTGTTGAAGAACATTTTTATCTATTCTGGCCATTAATTTTTTGCTTGGGGAAACGAATTGCGGTATTAGTGGCACTGGCCATTGCAACAAGCTGCGTAATTTTTGGAACTTCCCTGTATCCAGACAGCACACTGTATTATATGAACAGATGGACCTTCCCCGCTATGCTGCCAATTCTAGCTGGATGCCTATTAGCTTTTATCTGCAACACCGAAACAATTAAGATAACCATGACTAAAAAGCCCACATCGAACATATTACTTATAGCTATACTTTCTGGCACTGCTGCACCAGCATTCATCAACTCCGACGTAATCTGGCTAACATCCATCTGCGCTTTAGTTCTGTATGTATTCTACAATCAGGATTCAACATTAGTTAAATTATTGGAGTTTAAGCCACTGGCCAGCCTTGGCATTATTAGTTATGGGCTATATGTGTGGCAAGGTGTTTTCACTGGCAACGGCCCATATAGATCCGGAGCGCCATTTCCACCGAGTGTTGACGTCGGTGTCTGGCTGACTTTTATAGTCGCACCATTAAGTTACGTATTTTTCGAAAAACCAATAATGAAGCTCAAGAAAAAATACTCGTGGCGATCAGCAACTCAACCGCTTAGCGAACATTGA
- a CDS encoding ComEA family DNA-binding protein codes for MRTGYFYSLIFALLTSASIAAIAAPAAKHELVAAPQAVEQPAKTQGAKVDLNGVDAATLQRELSGIGKGKAEAIVAYRENNGPFSSVEELLEVKGIGKAILDRNRDKLEVN; via the coding sequence ATGCGTACAGGCTACTTCTACTCTTTGATTTTTGCCCTTCTGACCAGCGCCTCGATTGCTGCTATCGCCGCCCCAGCGGCCAAGCATGAGTTGGTCGCTGCGCCGCAAGCAGTGGAGCAGCCAGCCAAAACCCAGGGCGCGAAGGTCGATTTGAACGGGGTGGATGCCGCGACGTTGCAGCGCGAGCTATCGGGAATAGGCAAAGGCAAGGCCGAGGCGATTGTTGCGTATCGTGAGAATAATGGGCCGTTCTCTTCGGTGGAGGAGCTGCTGGAGGTCAAGGGGATCGGCAAGGCGATTCTCGACAGGAACCGTGACAAGCTGGAAGTGAATTGA
- a CDS encoding GntR family transcriptional regulator has product MTNTLSLADQITLELRADIIGGRLLPGTALVENNLVSAYNASRNTIREALHRLGQEGLTRYVRNKGVMVRRLGVDDLRDLFKVRRTLELQAILNSQPLREYQSDRMLEALEAADLAQEREDWRSVGTHGLAFHQHVVGLMHSPLLDEFFTNVVAQLRLVFSSAPDEARFQAPWLARDRYIHDCLAEGDKLAAHEAMSLYLDDSEQLLLQLLTPTHHH; this is encoded by the coding sequence ATGACCAACACACTCTCCCTCGCCGACCAGATCACCCTGGAACTACGCGCCGACATCATCGGCGGTCGCCTGCTGCCAGGCACGGCACTGGTAGAGAACAATCTGGTCTCGGCCTACAACGCCTCACGCAACACCATCCGTGAAGCGCTACACCGTCTGGGCCAGGAAGGCCTGACCCGTTACGTGCGCAACAAAGGTGTGATGGTCCGCAGGTTAGGTGTCGATGACTTACGAGATCTGTTCAAGGTCCGTCGCACCTTGGAGCTGCAAGCCATCTTGAACAGCCAACCATTGCGTGAGTATCAATCCGACCGGATGCTCGAAGCCCTCGAGGCTGCGGATTTGGCTCAGGAGCGTGAAGACTGGCGTTCGGTCGGTACCCATGGCCTGGCGTTCCATCAGCACGTCGTTGGGTTGATGCACAGTCCATTACTTGATGAGTTTTTCACCAATGTCGTTGCACAACTGCGCCTGGTGTTTAGCTCCGCGCCTGATGAGGCGCGTTTCCAGGCGCCGTGGCTAGCGCGTGACCGCTATATCCACGATTGCCTGGCCGAGGGCGACAAGCTTGCGGCCCACGAAGCTATGAGTCTTTACCTCGACGATTCCGAGCAACTGCTTCTGCAACTGCTAACTCCCACCCATCACCACTGA
- a CDS encoding urea carboxylase-associated family protein: MYKDYPAAYQVSKGSALQVNKPFYDRIRTQQDKRTLIEQFEVPIRTGRAWHVPAGHVFRVTTPVGPQVGDFNVWNAHDPRERLWAARTRQLQGAHVSTHDRLWSNLPFLRPLVTITDDSLAGYGIDEHGGRLHDLLGTRCDPYVNKMLTGEDFHHHCHSNLTRAVLPHGLTEFDVHDVLNIFQCTGLNHDDMYFMKACPAQKGDYLELFAEIDLLCALSTCPGGDLSLAMWGPDAQDPLSVCRPLGVEIYRLEDSLLEGWSQPERAAYKGLHGLHIAKADWER, from the coding sequence ATGTACAAAGACTACCCAGCCGCCTACCAGGTCAGCAAAGGCTCAGCCCTGCAGGTGAACAAACCCTTTTACGACCGCATCCGCACCCAGCAGGACAAGCGCACCCTGATCGAGCAGTTCGAAGTACCCATCCGCACTGGCCGCGCTTGGCACGTCCCCGCCGGTCACGTGTTCCGCGTCACCACCCCGGTGGGCCCGCAGGTGGGGGACTTCAACGTCTGGAACGCCCATGATCCGCGGGAGCGCTTGTGGGCGGCGCGTACTCGTCAGCTTCAGGGCGCCCACGTCAGCACCCATGATCGGTTGTGGTCGAACCTGCCGTTTCTGCGGCCATTGGTGACCATCACCGATGACAGCCTGGCCGGCTACGGCATCGATGAGCATGGTGGACGGCTGCACGATCTACTGGGGACGCGCTGTGATCCCTATGTGAACAAGATGCTGACCGGCGAGGATTTCCATCATCACTGTCACTCGAACCTGACCCGGGCGGTGTTGCCCCACGGCCTGACGGAGTTCGATGTGCATGACGTGCTGAATATTTTCCAGTGCACGGGGCTCAATCATGACGACATGTACTTCATGAAGGCCTGTCCGGCGCAGAAGGGCGATTACCTGGAGCTTTTTGCCGAGATTGATCTGTTGTGCGCCCTGTCCACCTGCCCGGGTGGCGACTTGTCGCTGGCGATGTGGGGGCCTGATGCACAGGATCCCCTTAGCGTCTGTCGTCCGCTGGGGGTTGAGATCTATCGGTTGGAGGATTCATTGCTGGAGGGGTGGAGTCAGCCTGAGCGGGCAGCGTACAAGGGGTTGCATGGCTTGCATATCGCCAAGGCGGATTGGGAAAGGTGA
- a CDS encoding DUF2897 family protein: protein MPWYAWLILIVAIGSIVGGLMMLRDTAHKVELTDEQRKRVAERNAEMDAKEAKDR, encoded by the coding sequence ATGCCCTGGTATGCCTGGTTGATTCTGATTGTTGCAATCGGCTCGATCGTTGGTGGTCTGATGATGCTGCGCGACACCGCCCACAAGGTCGAGTTGACCGATGAGCAACGCAAGCGCGTTGCCGAGCGCAATGCGGAAATGGATGCGAAGGAGGCCAAGGACCGTTGA
- the eat gene encoding ethanolamine permease codes for MNTQLKPTLGTLHLWGIAVGLVISGEYFGWSYGWGVAGTLGFLVTSFMVAAMYTCFIFSFTELTTAIPHAGGPFAYSRRAFGEKGGLIAGLATLIEFVFAPPAIALAIGAYLNVQFPALDPKHAAVGAYIVFMGLNILGVKLAATFELIVCVLAVAELLVFMGVVAPAFSFSNFALNGWAGSDVFGAPAIAGMFAAIPFAIWFFLAIEGAAMAAEEAKDPKRTIPKAYISGILTLVVLAMGVMFFAGGVGDWRTLSNINDPLPQAMKTVVGESSGWLHMLVWIGLFGLVASFHGIILGYSRQFFALARAGYLPASLAKLSRFQTPHRAIIAGGLIGIAAIYSDGLINLGGMTLTAAMITMAVFGAIVMYIMSMLSLFKLRKTEPNLERTFRAPGYPLVPGIALVLAVVCLVAMAWFNALIGLIFLGFMAVGFVYFILTAQLRADAPADAMLTGL; via the coding sequence ATGAACACACAACTCAAACCCACCCTGGGCACCCTGCATTTATGGGGTATTGCCGTCGGGCTGGTGATTTCCGGCGAGTATTTCGGCTGGAGCTACGGCTGGGGCGTGGCCGGGACGCTGGGCTTTTTGGTGACGTCATTCATGGTCGCGGCCATGTACACCTGCTTCATCTTCAGCTTCACCGAACTGACCACCGCCATTCCCCACGCCGGCGGGCCGTTTGCCTACAGTCGTCGGGCTTTCGGTGAGAAAGGCGGATTGATCGCCGGGCTGGCGACGCTGATCGAATTCGTCTTCGCCCCGCCAGCCATTGCCCTGGCCATTGGCGCCTACCTGAACGTGCAATTCCCGGCCCTGGACCCGAAACACGCGGCGGTCGGGGCCTATATCGTGTTCATGGGCCTGAACATCCTCGGGGTGAAACTGGCCGCGACGTTCGAGCTGATCGTCTGCGTCCTGGCGGTGGCCGAACTGCTGGTGTTCATGGGCGTCGTGGCCCCGGCGTTCAGTTTCAGCAATTTTGCCCTGAACGGCTGGGCCGGTTCCGATGTGTTTGGCGCACCGGCCATTGCCGGAATGTTTGCCGCGATTCCCTTCGCCATCTGGTTCTTCCTGGCCATCGAAGGCGCGGCCATGGCCGCCGAAGAAGCCAAGGACCCGAAACGCACGATTCCCAAGGCCTACATCAGCGGCATCCTGACTTTGGTGGTCCTGGCCATGGGCGTGATGTTCTTTGCCGGCGGTGTCGGCGATTGGCGCACCCTGTCGAACATCAACGATCCCCTGCCCCAAGCCATGAAAACCGTGGTCGGCGAAAGCTCCGGCTGGCTGCATATGCTGGTGTGGATCGGCCTGTTCGGCCTGGTGGCGAGTTTCCACGGCATTATCCTCGGCTACTCGCGGCAATTCTTCGCCCTGGCCCGCGCCGGCTACCTGCCCGCCTCCCTGGCCAAACTGTCACGCTTCCAGACGCCGCACCGAGCCATCATCGCCGGAGGACTGATCGGCATCGCGGCGATCTACAGCGACGGCCTGATCAACCTCGGCGGCATGACCCTGACCGCCGCCATGATCACCATGGCCGTGTTCGGCGCGATCGTCATGTACATCATGAGCATGCTCAGCCTGTTCAAATTGCGTAAAACCGAACCCAACCTGGAACGCACCTTCCGGGCGCCGGGCTATCCGCTTGTACCCGGCATCGCCCTGGTATTGGCCGTGGTGTGCCTGGTGGCGATGGCTTGGTTCAACGCGCTGATCGGGCTGATCTTCCTCGGTTTCATGGCGGTGGGTTTCGTCTACTTCATCCTCACCGCACAACTGCGCGCGGACGCTCCCGCCGATGCGATGCTGACCGGGCTTTAA
- the kdpF gene encoding K(+)-transporting ATPase subunit F, with the protein MSVLDGVSLLLAVALFIYLLVALLRADRN; encoded by the coding sequence ATGAGTGTTCTGGACGGGGTGTCGCTGCTGTTGGCAGTGGCGCTGTTCATTTATCTGCTGGTTGCGCTGTTGCGCGCCGATCGGAACTAG
- the kdpA gene encoding potassium-transporting ATPase subunit KdpA, whose product MHGYDYGLILAFFALVLIPAPFLGRFYYRVMEGQRTWLSPILGPVERGCYRLAGVDPTAEQSWQKYTLALLAFNLAGFFLLFAILLLQGHLPLNTEQLPGMEWTQAFNTAVSFTTNTNWQSYSGEASLSYLSQMVGLTVQNFVSAATGLAVLVALCRGIGRKSAATLGNFWVDMTRATLYGLLPLCLLLALFLVWQGVPQTFAHYVHGVTLQGADQVIPLGPAASQIAIKQLGTNGGGFFGVNSAHPFENPTAWSNLFEVASIILIPAALVFTFGHYVKDLRQSRAIIACMLALFLIGGATSLWAEYQPNPALNNPAVEQTAPLEGKEARFGTTATVLWSVTTTAASNGSVNGMHDSLSPLSGMVSLVNMMVGEVIFGGVGAGLYGMLLNVLIAVFLAGLMIGRTPEYLGKKLGAREVQLLVATLLVMPVSVLVLGAVAASLPGPAAAVSNPGAHGFSQLLYAYTSAGANNGSAFAGFGANTPFHNLMLGLGMLIGRFGYILPVLALAGSLALKKTAPIGQNSFPTHGPLFVTLLTVTILLVGGLTFLPTLALGPIAEHLSMGF is encoded by the coding sequence ATGCACGGTTATGACTACGGGCTGATCCTCGCCTTTTTCGCCTTGGTGCTGATTCCGGCACCGTTTCTGGGGCGTTTTTACTATCGGGTGATGGAAGGCCAGCGCACTTGGCTTTCGCCGATCCTCGGCCCGGTGGAGCGTGGTTGCTACCGCCTGGCCGGTGTCGATCCCACTGCTGAGCAGAGCTGGCAGAAATACACCCTGGCCTTGCTCGCGTTCAATCTGGCGGGTTTTTTCTTGCTGTTCGCCATTCTGCTGCTGCAGGGACACCTGCCGCTCAATACCGAGCAGTTGCCCGGCATGGAGTGGACCCAGGCTTTCAACACGGCCGTGAGTTTCACGACCAACACTAACTGGCAGTCCTACAGCGGCGAAGCGTCCCTGAGCTACCTGAGCCAGATGGTCGGCCTGACCGTGCAGAACTTTGTCAGCGCCGCCACCGGCCTGGCCGTGCTCGTGGCGCTGTGTCGCGGCATCGGGCGCAAGTCCGCTGCGACACTGGGTAATTTCTGGGTCGACATGACCCGCGCCACCCTCTACGGGCTGTTGCCGTTGTGCCTGCTGCTGGCATTGTTCCTGGTCTGGCAGGGCGTGCCGCAGACCTTTGCGCACTATGTGCACGGGGTCACGCTGCAGGGCGCCGACCAGGTCATCCCGTTGGGGCCGGCCGCCAGCCAGATCGCGATCAAGCAACTGGGCACCAACGGTGGCGGTTTCTTCGGCGTCAACTCGGCGCATCCGTTCGAAAACCCGACGGCCTGGAGCAACCTGTTCGAAGTCGCTTCGATCATCCTGATTCCCGCTGCGCTGGTGTTCACCTTCGGCCATTACGTCAAGGACCTGCGCCAGAGCCGGGCGATCATCGCCTGCATGCTGGCCTTGTTCCTGATCGGCGGCGCTACCTCGCTGTGGGCCGAATACCAACCCAACCCGGCCCTGAACAACCCGGCCGTCGAGCAAACCGCACCACTGGAAGGCAAGGAGGCACGCTTCGGCACCACCGCCACGGTGCTGTGGTCAGTGACCACCACGGCGGCGTCCAATGGCTCGGTCAACGGCATGCACGACAGCCTCAGCCCGCTCAGCGGCATGGTGTCGCTGGTGAACATGATGGTCGGCGAAGTGATCTTCGGCGGCGTCGGGGCCGGGCTCTACGGCATGCTGTTGAACGTGCTGATCGCGGTGTTCCTGGCCGGCTTGATGATCGGTCGCACCCCGGAATACCTGGGTAAGAAGCTGGGCGCCCGGGAGGTGCAACTGTTGGTGGCAACCCTGCTGGTGATGCCTGTCAGCGTGCTGGTGCTGGGGGCCGTCGCTGCGAGTCTGCCCGGGCCGGCCGCGGCGGTGAGCAACCCGGGTGCCCACGGTTTCAGCCAGTTGTTGTACGCCTACACCTCGGCGGGAGCGAACAACGGTTCGGCATTTGCCGGGTTCGGCGCCAACACACCTTTCCACAACCTGATGTTGGGCCTGGGCATGTTGATCGGCCGGTTCGGCTACATCCTGCCGGTGCTGGCATTGGCCGGCAGCCTGGCCTTGAAGAAGACCGCGCCGATTGGCCAGAACAGCTTTCCTACCCACGGCCCGCTGTTCGTGACGCTGTTGACCGTGACCATCCTGCTGGTGGGGGGCTTGACCTTCCTGCCGACCCTGGCGCTGGGGCCGATTGCCGAACACTTGAGCATGGGCTTCTGA
- the kdpB gene encoding potassium-transporting ATPase subunit KdpB, whose protein sequence is MNMPMSKTVAAKAPEQPKTHLSALWRPALVQAFVKLDPRQLHRAPVMLVVELTAILTTVLCFIPDNAVPTFVAAQIALWLWFTVLFANFAEALAEGRGKARADSLKAGSEGLNARRQTASGFEIIPATRLRKGDVVRVEAGDMIPGDGEVIEGIAAVNEAAITGESAPVIRESGGDRSAVTGNTRLVSDWLLVRITSNPGESTLDRMIALVEGAKRQKTPNEVALDILLIGLTLIFLLVVVTLQPFAHFANASLPLVFLVALLVTLIPTTIGGLLSAIGIAGMDRLVRLNVIAKSGRAVEAAGDVHVLMLDKTGTITFGNRRCTAVHAAPGVSTNELAEGALFASLADETAEGKSIVEYLRGLHPQPEPGIDALTAVPFSAETRLSGVDYQGRIYRKGAVDSLLDFIGLARNELPPALAREVDKIAQSGGTPLLVCVDGKLLGVIHLKDVVKPGIRERFAELRKLGIRTVMVTGDNPLTAAAIAAEAGVDDVLAEATPEKKLARIRHEQNDGRLVAMCGDGANDAPALAQADVGMAMNDGTQAAREAANMVDLDSDPTKLLDVVQIGKELLVTRGALTTFSIANDIAKYFAILPALFASIYPQLGVLNVMHLSSPRSAILSAIVFNALIIVVLIPLALRGVRVQAASAAALLRRNLLIYGLGGIVVPFVGIKAIDMLLTALHLV, encoded by the coding sequence ATGAATATGCCGATGAGCAAAACCGTCGCCGCTAAGGCACCGGAACAACCGAAGACCCACCTGTCGGCCCTCTGGCGGCCGGCGTTGGTGCAAGCCTTCGTCAAGCTCGATCCACGCCAGTTGCACCGCGCGCCGGTGATGCTGGTGGTGGAGCTGACCGCGATCCTCACCACCGTGTTGTGCTTCATCCCCGACAACGCCGTGCCGACCTTCGTCGCCGCGCAAATTGCGCTGTGGCTGTGGTTCACGGTGCTGTTCGCCAACTTCGCCGAAGCGTTGGCCGAAGGTCGCGGCAAGGCCCGGGCCGACAGTCTCAAGGCCGGCAGCGAAGGCCTCAACGCACGTCGCCAGACCGCCAGCGGTTTTGAAATCATCCCCGCCACCCGTCTGCGCAAAGGCGATGTGGTGCGCGTCGAGGCCGGCGACATGATCCCCGGCGACGGTGAAGTGATCGAAGGCATCGCCGCGGTCAATGAGGCGGCAATTACCGGCGAATCGGCGCCGGTCATTCGCGAGTCCGGCGGTGATCGCTCGGCCGTCACCGGCAACACGCGGCTGGTTTCCGACTGGCTGCTGGTGCGCATTACCAGCAATCCCGGCGAGTCCACTCTGGACCGCATGATCGCCCTGGTCGAAGGCGCCAAGCGCCAGAAAACGCCGAACGAGGTGGCGCTGGATATCCTGTTGATCGGCCTGACGCTGATCTTCCTGTTGGTGGTGGTGACGCTGCAACCGTTCGCCCATTTCGCCAACGCCAGCCTGCCGCTGGTGTTTCTGGTGGCGCTGCTGGTCACCTTGATTCCCACCACCATCGGCGGGCTGCTGTCGGCCATCGGCATCGCCGGGATGGATCGGTTGGTGCGCCTGAACGTGATCGCCAAATCCGGCCGTGCGGTCGAGGCGGCGGGTGACGTGCATGTGTTGATGCTGGACAAGACCGGCACCATCACCTTTGGCAATCGTCGTTGTACAGCGGTCCATGCCGCCCCCGGTGTGAGTACCAACGAACTGGCCGAAGGCGCGCTGTTCGCCTCGTTGGCTGACGAGACGGCCGAGGGCAAGTCCATCGTCGAGTACCTGCGAGGTTTGCATCCACAGCCCGAGCCCGGCATCGACGCGCTGACGGCTGTGCCGTTCAGTGCTGAAACCCGTTTGTCCGGGGTCGACTATCAGGGCCGTATCTACCGCAAGGGCGCGGTGGACTCGTTGCTGGATTTCATCGGCCTTGCACGCAATGAGTTGCCGCCGGCACTGGCGCGGGAGGTCGACAAGATCGCTCAGAGTGGCGGCACGCCGTTGCTGGTGTGCGTGGACGGCAAGCTGCTCGGTGTTATCCATCTCAAGGACGTGGTCAAACCCGGCATTCGCGAGCGCTTTGCCGAGCTGCGCAAGCTGGGGATCCGCACGGTGATGGTCACCGGCGACAACCCGTTGACCGCCGCGGCGATTGCCGCCGAGGCCGGTGTCGACGACGTGCTGGCGGAGGCCACGCCGGAGAAGAAACTGGCGCGTATCCGTCATGAGCAAAATGACGGTCGGCTGGTGGCCATGTGCGGCGACGGCGCCAACGACGCCCCGGCCCTGGCCCAGGCCGATGTCGGCATGGCGATGAACGACGGCACTCAGGCCGCGCGGGAGGCGGCCAACATGGTCGACCTCGACAGTGACCCGACCAAATTGCTCGATGTGGTACAGATCGGCAAGGAATTGCTGGTGACCCGTGGGGCGCTGACCACCTTTTCCATCGCCAATGACATCGCCAAGTATTTCGCGATCCTGCCGGCGCTGTTCGCTTCGATTTATCCACAGCTCGGCGTGTTGAATGTGATGCACCTGAGCAGCCCCCGGAGCGCGATCCTGTCGGCCATCGTCTTCAACGCCTTGATCATCGTCGTGCTGATCCCCCTGGCCCTGCGCGGCGTGCGCGTGCAAGCGGCAAGCGCGGCGGCGCTGTTGCGACGCAATCTGTTGATCTATGGCCTGGGCGGGATCGTCGTGCCGTTCGTGGGGATCAAGGCGATCGATATGTTGCTGACGGCGTTGCACCTGGTTTGA